A single window of Motacilla alba alba isolate MOTALB_02 chromosome 12, Motacilla_alba_V1.0_pri, whole genome shotgun sequence DNA harbors:
- the TRH gene encoding thyrotropin releasing hormone codes for MPSIQLPRLLLCLTLCGVCFNGGHLLPEETENMGKSPLDDILQRPESLILQSVLKKAEKEEINKESNAPLLQWLSKIQHPGKKYLSNLEKRQHPGKRDVEEETSYGDIQKRQHPGKREMEDDFDVYLELKRRQPPGRKSLLDQFANSPRAKLTYMNELSKREHPGRRYPMYKHQRPSKRGWNDVVDVYSEKRQHPGKRFWNSDSSDDTGPCKFQESFTCHKGSLLLDLVEDVSRDRVEEKRQHPGKRSAWESETEE; via the exons ATGCCGTCCATCCAGCTGCCACGGCTACTCCTCTGCTTGACTTTGTGTGGTGTTTGCTTCAATGGGGGACATCTCCTTCCAGAGGAGACTGAGAACATGGGAAAAAGTCCCCTGGATGATATCCTTCAGAGACCTGAAAGCCTCATTCTTCAGTCTGTCCTCAAGAAAGCTGAAAAGGAAGAGATTAATAAAG AATCAAATGCCCCTCTTCTACAATGGCTTTCCAAAATACAACACCCTGGGAAAAAGTACCTAAGTAATCTGGAGAAGAGACAGCATCCTGGAAAAAGAGATGTTGAGGAAGAGACATCTTATGGAGACATTCAGAAGAGGCAGCATCCAGGAAAAAGGGAGATGGAAGATGACTTTGATGTCTATCTGGAGCTGAAAAGGCGACAGCCTCCTGGCAGAAAGTCACTGTTGGATCAGTTTGCTAACAGCCCTAGGGCAAAGCTAACCTACATGAATGAGTTATCCAAAAGAGAACATCCAGGCAGAAGATATCCGATGTACAAGCACCAGCGTCCTAGCAAAAGAGGCTGGAATGATGTGGTAGATGTATACAGTGAGAAACGCCAGCATCCTGGAAAAAGGTTCTGGAATTCTGATAGCTCAGATGACACAGGTCCCTGCAAATTTCAGGAGTCATTCACTTGTCACAAAGGCAGCTTGTTGCTTGATTTAGTTGAAGATGTTAGCAGAGACAGGGTAGAAGAAAAGCGTCAGCACCCAGGAAAGAGATCAGCATGGGAAAGTGAAACAGAGGAATGA
- the LOC119706147 gene encoding translation initiation factor IF-2-like — protein sequence MPGSQGEEPHKGAQTRLRLKGPGPEGRGCGRREDVSDAAARARPHLSRDVPRPGRAVVARGDGAAAARPVSARRTAGAERDGERGGRTPGTEGRGEGTPPDRPRVRPSRAPHPPPERPLGRAVSRRLRSCGRFRIPCPGRGPAGPLAPFRAVVRDAGPGLRGALSGPAVASGALGPRRGPAIAPIPAAPPGGGPAHVWPVLEAREAPPRPWRWLGAG from the exons ATGCCGGGGTCTCAAGGCGAGGAGCCACACAAGGGAGCTCAGACGCGGCTGCGCCTGAAGGGGCCGGGCCCAGAGGGAAGGGGCTGCGGGAGACGGGAAGACGTGA GTGACGCCGCCGCGCGCGCCCGGCCCCACCTCTCGCGCGACGtcccgcggccgggccgggcggtgGTGGCGCGCGGGGATGGAGCGGCCGCCGCTCGGCCGGTGAGTGCCCGACGGACcgcgggagcggagcgggatGGGGAACGGGGCGGGAGAACACCCGGAACCGAGGGACGGGGCGAGGGGACCCCGCCCGACCGGCCCCGCGTGCGCCCGTCGCGAGCGCCTCACCCACCCCCGGAGCGGCCGCTCGGGCGGGCTGTCTCTCGCCGCCTCCGCTCCTGCGGCCGGTTTAGGATTCCCTGTCCGGGtcgcggccccgccggcccgcTCGCCCCGTTCCGGGCCGTCGTTCGGGACGCAGGGCCCGGGCTTCGCGGGGCGCTGTCCGGCCCGGCGGTGGCGAGCGGCGCCCTCGGCCCCCGCCGTGGCCCCGCGATCGCCCCGATCCCCGCGGCCCCTcccgggggcggccccgcgcaCGTGTGGCCTGTGCTGGAGGCTCGCGAGGCGCCGCCTCGGCCCTGGCGCTGGCTTGGGGCGGGCTGA